In Halarcobacter bivalviorum, a genomic segment contains:
- a CDS encoding HpcH/HpaI aldolase/citrate lyase family protein — MTHPNEALFESGKSLPIIPTCEHFAGSEKLIKKGFEMQRKLGPVFDITCDCEDGAETGKEVEHAEMIVRVVNSDENPYAMAGTRIHDFSHPDWRQDVDILVPGAGEKLAYITLPKSTSYEDVKTQVEYIQEVAKKAGISREIPIHILIETHGALQDVEKIATLPWLQVLDFGLMDFVSGYQGAIPASNMRSPGQFDHRLIGAAKARVAQAAIQNHVIPCHNVTLDLKNPYQTYKDAERARNEFGFMRMWSIYPTQVQAIVDAMKPDFTELEAAQNILLNAQDAEWGPIQYDGELHDRATYRYFWELVQRAKYSGVKLMDEVEKRFFS; from the coding sequence ATGACACACCCTAATGAAGCACTATTTGAATCTGGAAAATCTTTACCGATTATTCCTACTTGTGAGCACTTTGCAGGAAGCGAAAAACTAATCAAAAAAGGTTTTGAAATGCAAAGAAAACTTGGACCTGTTTTCGATATCACTTGTGATTGTGAAGATGGAGCTGAGACTGGTAAAGAAGTTGAGCATGCAGAAATGATCGTTAGAGTTGTAAATTCTGATGAAAATCCATATGCTATGGCTGGAACTAGAATCCACGATTTCTCTCATCCAGATTGGAGACAAGATGTTGATATTCTTGTACCAGGTGCTGGTGAGAAATTAGCATATATTACATTACCAAAATCTACTTCTTATGAAGATGTAAAAACTCAAGTTGAATATATTCAAGAAGTAGCAAAAAAAGCTGGTATTAGTAGAGAGATTCCAATTCATATCTTAATTGAAACTCATGGTGCATTACAAGATGTAGAGAAAATTGCTACATTACCATGGCTACAAGTATTAGATTTCGGTCTTATGGATTTTGTATCAGGATACCAAGGTGCAATTCCTGCATCTAACATGAGAAGTCCAGGGCAATTTGATCATAGATTAATTGGTGCAGCAAAAGCAAGAGTAGCACAAGCAGCTATTCAAAATCATGTTATTCCTTGTCACAACGTAACATTAGATCTTAAAAACCCATACCAAACTTATAAAGATGCTGAAAGAGCAAGAAACGAGTTTGGATTTATGAGAATGTGGTCAATTTACCCAACACAAGTACAAGCAATTGTTGATGCTATGAAACCAGACTTTACTGAGTTAGAAGCTGCACAAAATATTTTATTAAATGCACAAGATGCTGAGTGGGGACCAATCCAATATGATGGTGAGTTACACGATAGAGCAACTTACAGATATTTCTGGGAATTAGTACAAAGAGCTAAATACTCTGGTGTAAAATTAATGGATGAAGTAGAAAAAAGATTTTTCTCTTAA
- a CDS encoding HpcH/HpaI aldolase/citrate lyase family protein, producing the protein MTASVIDLSKLTANDDLTPVLGGHWPGIQIYYPPIKYNPLDGSYETMEQAKLRLQKHAYKTKAHTVLFDLEDGCRQKAMSRKLLIEELPKFPERDFQIAIRINPFRTEEYEEDLKMLKQVHKYIDAIVLAKAGEVYGDAEIRDLSSWLVSIGANLQIQPIIEHPKSLQIADKLMSHSTVKHVVFGIHDFSKAMAYKITPEGWIDELETFFNMLTMEARVKGKGVIGGVEVLLTPNSLPDSCVEKKDIRRWLDLHGDEASRHVYSHAQRECAMGLTGKQVITPNHINVCKVAFTPSPNEIAKDVSILQAAIEADALLSGAIRYEGEMLDPPMFGKSLQNLLRAYALNSLSKKDEAFAINVLNRMPLHTFKENWPYGLI; encoded by the coding sequence ATGACTGCATCAGTTATAGATTTATCAAAACTAACAGCAAATGATGATTTAACTCCTGTGTTAGGTGGACACTGGCCAGGAATTCAAATATATTATCCGCCAATTAAATACAATCCATTAGATGGAAGTTATGAAACAATGGAGCAAGCTAAGCTTAGATTACAAAAGCATGCTTATAAAACAAAAGCTCACACTGTTTTATTTGACCTGGAAGATGGTTGTAGACAAAAAGCTATGTCTAGAAAACTTTTAATTGAAGAATTACCAAAATTTCCAGAAAGAGATTTCCAAATAGCTATTAGAATTAATCCTTTTAGAACTGAAGAGTATGAAGAGGATTTAAAAATGTTAAAACAAGTGCACAAATATATTGATGCAATTGTATTAGCAAAAGCTGGTGAAGTATATGGAGATGCAGAGATTAGAGACTTATCTTCATGGTTAGTTTCAATTGGTGCAAATTTACAAATTCAACCAATTATTGAGCACCCAAAATCTTTACAAATAGCAGATAAATTGATGAGTCACTCTACAGTTAAACACGTAGTATTTGGTATTCACGATTTCTCTAAAGCAATGGCTTATAAAATTACTCCTGAGGGATGGATTGATGAGTTAGAGACTTTCTTTAATATGCTTACAATGGAAGCAAGAGTTAAAGGAAAAGGTGTAATTGGTGGAGTTGAAGTATTATTAACACCAAACTCATTACCAGATTCTTGTGTTGAGAAAAAAGATATTAGAAGATGGTTAGACTTACATGGAGATGAAGCTTCAAGACATGTTTATTCTCATGCTCAAAGAGAGTGTGCTATGGGATTAACTGGAAAACAAGTTATTACTCCAAACCATATTAATGTTTGTAAAGTTGCATTTACTCCATCTCCAAATGAGATTGCAAAAGATGTATCTATACTACAAGCTGCTATTGAAGCTGATGCACTATTATCTGGTGCTATTAGATATGAGGGTGAAATGTTAGATCCACCAATGTTTGGTAAATCTTTACAGAACCTGTTAAGAGCTTATGCTTTAAATAGTCTTTCTAAAAAAGATGAAGCATTTGCAATAAATGTATTAAATAGAATGCCTTTACATACATTTAAAGAAAACTGGCCTTACGGTCTAATTTAA
- a CDS encoding DUF5718 family protein: MNKNQANLEELKDYLGFGVAGNFANHLGEAGEADEFSVIETKEKDAPKGLFPFYIPNHDSFLGEYPISTDIINHNNMDKLQVEAEVALLCDFVYENEKLVDIVPKLFGAFNDCSNRVQDGNKLSTKKNWGPNSKGLASDLIEIDSFEEDGILSKYHIASFVRRDGILKDYGTVSAVKSYSYFFNQLKDWMIDKFNTQEDMGPLEELKPFIQDMSKYKGLLIAAGATAYTDFGKHNFLEKGDEIFVYVYDAHFHSFEDIIQDMSGMDLHLSKCSKLHQIVE, encoded by the coding sequence ATGAATAAAAACCAAGCAAATTTAGAAGAATTAAAAGATTATTTAGGGTTTGGTGTTGCAGGTAATTTTGCAAACCATTTAGGTGAAGCTGGTGAGGCAGATGAATTTTCTGTTATTGAAACTAAAGAGAAAGATGCTCCAAAAGGACTTTTTCCTTTTTATATTCCAAATCATGATAGCTTTTTAGGTGAATATCCAATTAGTACTGATATTATTAACCATAATAATATGGATAAATTACAAGTTGAAGCTGAAGTTGCTTTACTTTGTGATTTTGTATATGAAAATGAAAAGTTAGTGGATATAGTTCCAAAACTTTTTGGTGCATTTAATGACTGTTCAAATAGAGTACAAGATGGTAATAAATTAAGTACAAAAAAGAACTGGGGTCCAAATTCAAAAGGATTAGCTTCTGATTTAATAGAGATTGATTCTTTTGAAGAAGATGGTATTCTAAGTAAATATCATATTGCTTCTTTTGTGAGAAGAGATGGTATCTTAAAAGATTATGGAACAGTTAGTGCTGTTAAATCATACTCATATTTCTTTAATCAATTAAAAGATTGGATGATTGATAAATTCAATACTCAAGAAGATATGGGACCATTAGAAGAGCTTAAACCTTTTATTCAAGACATGAGTAAGTACAAAGGTCTTTTAATAGCTGCTGGAGCAACTGCATATACAGATTTTGGAAAACATAACTTCTTAGAAAAAGGGGATGAAATTTTTGTTTATGTGTATGATGCACACTTCCACTCTTTTGAAGATATAATCCAAGATATGTCAGGTATGGACTTACATCTATCAAAATGTAGTAAGCTGCATCAAATAGTAGAGTAA
- a CDS encoding aldolase/citrate lyase family protein gives MSSTIEIEVPEFLNIGVACTSAHLGGKNENNTAMIIEDDKLGTDEITYKELAEKSDQICNFLTSIGIGPRDRVLVCLKNSLAYPISFFGAIKAGIIAVPTSTLLSGSEVKYLAEDSQASAIVLSASMYENLVPYLENLDNLKTIIVAATDSVEDLKKPKGINVYALNDILKTADKTPNHYNSKAGEPAYLVYTSGTTGFPKGVLHSHRSLVGRTPATEYWFNFKENDRIMHSGKFNWTYVLGSALMDPLFNGHTVIAYEGSNDAGTWIDLIKKHKCTIFIGVPTIYRQIIQKTDFTIEDCPSLRYCMSAGEHLSTEMIELWRDRFKQDIFEAIGMSECSYYISHSVNNPIRPGSAGFVQPGHTVKLLDPDTLQEVGVEEEGMICIGIDDPGLFLEYWQLEDETAKAKHDGYFFTGDYAKRDKDGYIWFIGRKDDIINTFGFRVSPHEVERVVKTHPLVADCVAFGFDLAKDKTLVAIAVIGHEELTEAQQEEVLKFSQDNLAKYKAPKKIFAMADYPRTKNGKVLRKQLVKNLHELESAHARGEEVIEYKARRSMLFVPSYNKHNVEKAKSVLADTVIFDLEAILHEQRAVGREVIREVYKDQGCRFGESERVLRINNLGSEDLQKDLELAREIELDGLLFSKIDTKEDVLEAVRLIDEINPELSLMIMIETPLSVLNIQEICAASPRVEVVVVGSNKLANRLHIDIKKGSKAMFNYLSQVALAAKAYGKTVIDGPHFDVHDEFACEDSTKDAFNLGFDGKSLIHPVQIEYINDIFTPKQAEVEDYEEMINSYEQAKKDGKEVIMHNNKLVDGSRIKWAKKMITLYETYKALGQNLFNK, from the coding sequence ATGAGTTCAACTATTGAAATTGAAGTACCTGAATTTTTAAATATCGGTGTTGCTTGTACATCTGCACACCTTGGGGGAAAAAACGAAAATAATACAGCAATGATTATTGAAGATGATAAATTAGGAACTGATGAAATAACTTATAAAGAGTTAGCAGAAAAATCTGACCAAATTTGTAACTTCCTTACATCAATTGGAATCGGGCCAAGAGATAGAGTTTTAGTTTGTTTAAAAAACTCTTTAGCTTATCCTATTTCATTTTTTGGAGCTATTAAAGCAGGAATTATCGCAGTTCCTACATCAACACTTTTAAGTGGTTCAGAAGTTAAATATTTAGCAGAAGATTCACAAGCAAGTGCTATTGTTTTATCTGCTTCTATGTATGAAAACTTAGTTCCATATTTAGAGAACTTAGATAACCTAAAAACAATTATCGTTGCAGCAACTGATAGTGTTGAGGATTTAAAAAAGCCTAAAGGGATTAATGTATATGCATTAAATGATATTTTAAAAACTGCAGATAAAACACCTAACCACTACAATTCAAAAGCTGGTGAGCCTGCATATTTAGTATATACATCTGGAACAACTGGTTTTCCAAAGGGTGTTTTACACTCGCATAGATCATTAGTTGGAAGAACTCCTGCTACTGAATATTGGTTTAACTTTAAAGAGAATGATAGAATCATGCACTCTGGTAAGTTCAACTGGACATATGTATTAGGTTCTGCATTAATGGATCCATTATTTAATGGACATACTGTTATTGCATATGAAGGTTCAAATGATGCTGGAACTTGGATTGATTTAATTAAAAAGCATAAATGTACTATTTTCATTGGTGTACCAACGATTTATAGACAAATTATCCAAAAAACAGATTTTACAATTGAAGATTGTCCATCTTTAAGATATTGTATGTCTGCGGGAGAGCATTTATCAACTGAGATGATTGAATTATGGAGAGATAGATTTAAACAAGATATCTTTGAAGCAATTGGTATGTCTGAGTGTTCATACTATATTTCTCACTCTGTAAATAATCCAATTAGACCAGGAAGTGCAGGATTCGTTCAACCAGGTCACACAGTTAAACTACTTGACCCTGATACACTACAAGAAGTTGGTGTTGAAGAAGAAGGTATGATTTGTATCGGTATTGATGATCCAGGTCTATTTTTAGAGTACTGGCAGCTTGAAGATGAAACAGCTAAAGCTAAGCATGATGGATACTTCTTTACAGGAGATTATGCAAAAAGAGATAAAGATGGTTATATCTGGTTCATTGGTAGAAAAGATGATATTATCAATACATTTGGATTTAGAGTATCACCACACGAAGTTGAAAGAGTTGTAAAAACTCATCCTTTAGTAGCAGATTGTGTAGCATTTGGATTTGACTTAGCTAAAGATAAAACATTAGTGGCGATTGCTGTAATTGGACATGAGGAATTAACTGAAGCTCAACAAGAAGAGGTTCTTAAATTCTCTCAAGATAATCTTGCAAAATATAAAGCACCAAAGAAGATTTTTGCAATGGCAGATTATCCAAGAACTAAAAATGGAAAAGTTCTAAGAAAACAACTTGTAAAGAATCTACATGAGCTAGAAAGTGCACATGCAAGAGGTGAAGAAGTAATTGAATATAAAGCTAGAAGATCTATGTTATTCGTACCGTCATACAATAAACATAATGTAGAGAAAGCTAAATCTGTACTTGCGGACACTGTTATATTCGATCTTGAAGCTATCTTACATGAGCAAAGAGCTGTTGGTAGAGAAGTTATTAGAGAAGTTTACAAAGACCAAGGTTGTAGATTTGGAGAGTCTGAAAGAGTTCTAAGAATCAATAACTTAGGAAGTGAAGATTTACAAAAAGATTTAGAGCTTGCAAGAGAGATTGAATTAGATGGTTTATTATTCTCTAAAATTGATACAAAAGAAGATGTATTAGAAGCAGTTAGATTAATTGATGAGATTAACCCTGAGTTATCATTAATGATTATGATTGAAACTCCACTATCTGTATTAAATATCCAAGAGATTTGTGCAGCTAGTCCAAGAGTTGAAGTTGTAGTTGTTGGTTCAAATAAATTAGCTAACAGATTACATATTGATATCAAAAAAGGTTCAAAAGCTATGTTTAATTACCTATCGCAAGTTGCATTAGCAGCAAAAGCATATGGTAAAACAGTTATTGATGGACCACACTTTGATGTACATGATGAATTTGCTTGTGAAGATTCAACTAAAGATGCATTCAACTTAGGATTTGATGGTAAATCATTAATCCACCCAGTACAAATTGAATATATTAATGATATCTTTACTCCAAAACAAGCTGAAGTTGAAGATTATGAAGAGATGATTAATTCATATGAGCAAGCTAAAAAAGATGGTAAAGAAGTAATTATGCACAACAATAAACTTGTTGATGGTTCAAGAATTAAATGGGCTAAAAAAATGATTACACTTTATGAAACATATAAAGCTTTAGGTCAAAACCTATTTAACAAGTAA
- a CDS encoding MaoC family dehydratase, which translates to MSSKINMGNFFEDFSIGQKIVHPLPRTITDGDVSLYIAFTGSRFALHSSDVVATEMGYEKRPIDDVLMFHLTFGKSVQDISLNAIANLGYAEISFPNPVYIGDTVSMTSTVIGLKENSNGKSGVVYVHSIGVNQNGAEVLNFKRWVMVHKKDKETLTGIKEVPTFAEATPICEEINIPEIKCVDVFASGGNFFFEDYEKGERLNHPEGITVDNSDHTLATKLYQNNAKVHFNDHMMKSTPMGQRLMYGGIVISMARAISFNGLQNAQWMYAINSGAHANPTYAGDTIYAYTEVLDVIEHKRDDIGLLRLRTIAVKNQRPEEIESPKDKDGKYLPNVVLDLDYTVIIPKRKTQK; encoded by the coding sequence GTGTCTAGTAAGATTAATATGGGAAACTTTTTTGAAGATTTTTCAATTGGACAAAAAATAGTTCACCCTCTTCCTAGAACAATCACTGATGGTGATGTATCTTTATACATTGCTTTCACTGGTTCTAGATTTGCACTTCACTCTTCTGATGTTGTTGCAACTGAGATGGGATATGAAAAAAGACCAATTGATGATGTATTAATGTTCCACTTAACATTTGGAAAATCAGTACAAGATATTTCATTAAATGCAATTGCAAACTTAGGTTATGCAGAGATTTCTTTTCCTAATCCAGTTTATATAGGAGATACAGTTTCTATGACTTCGACTGTAATTGGATTAAAAGAGAATTCAAATGGAAAATCTGGAGTTGTTTATGTTCACTCTATTGGTGTAAACCAAAATGGAGCAGAAGTACTTAACTTCAAAAGATGGGTTATGGTTCATAAAAAAGATAAGGAGACTTTAACTGGTATTAAAGAAGTTCCTACTTTTGCAGAAGCAACTCCTATTTGTGAAGAGATTAATATTCCTGAGATTAAATGTGTTGATGTCTTCGCATCTGGTGGAAACTTCTTCTTTGAAGATTATGAAAAAGGTGAAAGACTAAATCACCCAGAGGGTATTACAGTTGATAATAGTGACCATACTTTAGCAACTAAGTTATACCAAAACAATGCGAAGGTTCACTTCAATGACCACATGATGAAATCTACTCCTATGGGGCAGAGATTAATGTATGGTGGAATTGTTATCTCTATGGCTAGAGCAATTTCATTTAATGGTTTACAAAATGCACAATGGATGTATGCTATTAACTCTGGTGCACACGCTAATCCAACATATGCAGGAGATACTATCTATGCATATACAGAAGTTTTAGATGTAATTGAACATAAAAGAGATGATATAGGTTTATTAAGATTAAGAACAATTGCTGTTAAGAATCAAAGACCAGAAGAGATTGAGTCACCAAAAGATAAAGATGGTAAGTATCTACCAAATGTAGTACTTGATTTAGATTACACAGTAATCATTCCAAAAAGAAAGACTCAAAAATAA
- a CDS encoding M20/M25/M40 family metallo-hydrolase produces the protein MQNVIEIFKEITALNRCSGNYEDFISYIKGFSSKYEYECLIDNYNNILCKKRDSKATLCFQNHYDIVCLIDNNIPKIVEENGFFKAENSTLGADNGIGCSYMLSLMSQGYDCEFLFTSDEEIGLIGANNLEHNLNAKYMLNIDSEEEGEICIGCAGGVDIFGKHYGKKIIKNSDNYELYEIEISKLPGGHSGVNIHENRPNAIKLFGKLVKENGGLLLDINAGERINSIPVNVKAIVAFKDYPTNFDEEFICINKCDTKSEHLNIWSSDITTFIYTFANGVRAYDNNLNVVLDSINLAKIKTNIDSIEVELSARSMDNKNLETIKKETASLLEHFGFEVKTAGKYPAWKPDVNEFTNEVLNIYKTYDLNASLEAIHAGLECAIFKDKFPHMKIASIGPNIFNPHSNKESVEINSIKKIGKIVKEIADKF, from the coding sequence ATGCAGAATGTTATAGAGATTTTTAAAGAGATAACTGCCTTAAATAGATGTAGTGGAAATTATGAAGATTTTATCTCTTATATTAAAGGGTTTTCTTCTAAATATGAGTACGAATGTTTAATAGATAATTACAACAATATTTTATGTAAAAAAAGAGATTCAAAAGCAACTTTATGTTTTCAAAATCATTATGATATTGTTTGTTTAATTGATAATAATATTCCAAAAATAGTTGAAGAAAATGGTTTTTTTAAAGCAGAAAATTCTACCCTTGGAGCAGACAATGGAATTGGTTGTTCTTATATGTTAAGTCTAATGTCACAAGGGTATGATTGTGAGTTTTTATTTACAAGTGATGAAGAGATTGGACTAATTGGAGCAAACAATTTAGAGCATAATTTAAATGCAAAATATATGCTAAATATTGATAGTGAAGAGGAAGGAGAAATCTGTATTGGATGTGCAGGTGGAGTTGATATCTTTGGTAAACATTATGGCAAAAAAATTATAAAAAATAGTGATAATTATGAACTATATGAAATAGAAATTTCAAAACTTCCAGGAGGTCATAGTGGGGTAAATATCCATGAAAATAGACCAAATGCAATTAAACTATTTGGAAAACTTGTAAAAGAAAATGGAGGGTTATTATTAGACATAAATGCAGGAGAGAGAATAAATTCAATCCCAGTTAATGTTAAAGCGATAGTAGCCTTTAAGGATTATCCAACTAATTTTGATGAAGAATTTATTTGTATAAATAAATGTGATACTAAAAGTGAACATTTAAATATTTGGAGTAGTGATATTACTACTTTTATTTATACATTTGCAAATGGAGTAAGAGCTTATGATAATAATTTAAATGTAGTTTTAGACTCTATAAATCTAGCTAAAATCAAAACAAATATTGATTCAATAGAAGTAGAACTTAGTGCAAGGTCAATGGATAATAAAAACTTAGAAACTATAAAAAAAGAGACTGCCTCTTTATTAGAGCATTTTGGTTTTGAAGTTAAAACTGCTGGAAAATATCCAGCTTGGAAACCTGATGTAAATGAGTTTACAAATGAGGTTCTAAATATATATAAAACTTATGATTTAAATGCTTCTTTAGAAGCAATTCATGCTGGCTTAGAATGTGCTATTTTTAAAGATAAATTTCCTCATATGAAAATAGCTTCTATAGGTCCAAATATTTTTAATCCTCATTCAAATAAAGAATCAGTTGAGATAAATTCAATTAAAAAAATTGGAAAAATTGTTAAAGAAATAGCAGACAAATTTTAA
- a CDS encoding flavin reductase family protein, with protein MIIDYEEVNDLNRYKIMSDTVVPRPIAWIVTEDEGVINAAPFSYFIPISSNPATLIVAIGEKEEGVPKDTLANILKHKKATICFVNKDNVDKVKLCANTLDKEQSEVNEYEIEVEKPLEDFPPMISSTQTALFCDLYDVVKLPGKTTPLILEIKKQYIEDDRINEKLHIKVENVGRSGIFFKAMVDL; from the coding sequence ATGATAATTGATTATGAAGAAGTAAATGATTTAAATAGATATAAAATCATGTCTGATACTGTTGTTCCTAGACCTATTGCTTGGATAGTAACAGAAGATGAAGGAGTAATAAATGCAGCACCATTCTCATACTTTATTCCAATCTCTAGTAATCCTGCAACACTTATAGTTGCAATTGGAGAAAAAGAAGAGGGTGTTCCTAAAGATACTCTTGCAAATATTTTAAAACATAAAAAAGCTACTATTTGCTTTGTAAACAAAGATAATGTAGATAAAGTTAAACTTTGTGCTAATACTTTAGATAAAGAGCAAAGTGAAGTAAATGAGTATGAAATTGAAGTAGAGAAGCCTTTAGAGGATTTTCCTCCAATGATTAGCTCAACTCAAACAGCACTTTTTTGTGATTTATATGATGTAGTAAAACTACCAGGAAAAACAACACCATTAATTCTTGAAATAAAAAAACAATATATAGAAGATGATAGAATAAATGAGAAATTACATATAAAAGTAGAAAATGTAGGAAGAAGTGGAATCTTCTTTAAAGCAATGGTTGATTTATAA